The following are encoded in a window of Vigna unguiculata cultivar IT97K-499-35 chromosome 8, ASM411807v1, whole genome shotgun sequence genomic DNA:
- the LOC114194933 gene encoding 15.7 kDa heat shock protein, peroxisomal: MADTIFGYPLRRFFWSHPPIFREWSGSMALLDWLESPNAHILKINVPGFSKDDIKVEIEDGNVLHIKGEGGREEAQAKEKDSVWHVAERGTGNGGFSREIELPENVKVDQIKAQVENGVLTILLPKDTTTKSPKVRNINITSRL, from the exons ATGGCTGACACTATCTTTGGGTACCCTCTCAGACGCTTCTTCTGGAGTCACCCTCCAATTTTCAGAGAATGGTCAGGCTCCATGGCCCTCTTGGACTGGCTCGAATCACCTAATGCACACATCTTAAAAATTAACGTTCCAG GATTCAGCAAGGATGACATAAAGGTGGAAATTGAGGATGGAAATGTTCTACACATCAAAGGGGAAGGTGGGAGAGAGGAGGCTCAAGCAAAGGAAAAGGACAGTGTTTGGCATGTTGCTGAGAGAGGCACTGGGAATGGTGGTTTCTCAAGGGAAATTGAATTGCCAGAAAATGTGAAGGTGGATCAGATTAAAGCACAGGTTGAAAATGGTGTCCTCACTATACTTTTGCCTAAAGACACAACTACCAAATCACCTAAAGTCAGAAACATCAACATCACTAGCAGGCTTTAA